The following proteins are co-located in the Calliphora vicina chromosome 2, idCalVici1.1, whole genome shotgun sequence genome:
- the LOC135949868 gene encoding uncharacterized protein LOC135949868, with product MATVVRAAPHAVSDNRTSVTLNHAVWPPMKHYDIWNDDKHYVRSEANEDDDEIDVLAKQKLYENIEFSSRKFLRNLAVNDIDNNDSVSFNENSKRQSKVIHLFPVPVDGECLSDDGRRIGSCFNAYECRNKGGEAKGECALGFGVCCIFIANCNETISNNITYLVSPQFPSFMPNNVTNCSLKIKLMNDDISQLRIDFYHFILGQPNRRTGVCDGDVFSVSGGPGGTISLCGQNSGQHMYYDVGGRMLPRHTLYGSLKPLRYEDLYPGRNNTNDTTMDIDIKLNFAPRFLPSRLWEIRISQIPFSQRAPAGCLQYFTGAEGVFQTFNFADNGRHLANQDYRICMRQEVDMCSIVYQPCDEESFRIGPSSTQGIFGSLNDQFLATNGVQSLADNPDTSMNGGSGMPQMNPPQMQVLADDATNAQAAITTTTTFITSSTAQQDVSLTTTPVSTMTTPVVASSVSESTTIAMDISIASSLADDADEISSPAIPTTATQTTESTTLSTTSPPLSDDVEGSGGDDPDLNTRFRPTVSSSNVSRRPRPTRGGFDLLGFLRSAFDFGFRSSKQMKPLTERQMRQFYSNCRDRITMPCIIEDFIGTGLGPLPGCEPVHCGMQFCSTGIWPCRIESTVTPFYVGIHFGDGAGKGSPEDNIGACLRYQQVQCM from the exons ATGGCTACTGTAGTTAGAGCGGCGCCTCATGCTGTTAGTGATAACAGAACGTCTGTGACGCTCAACCACGCCGTTTGGCCTCCAATGAAACATTATGATATTTGGAATGATGACAAACATTATGTAAGGAGTGAAGCAAATGAAGATGATGACGAAATTGACGTTTTagctaaacaaaaattgtacgaaaatattgaatttagttCCAGgaagtttttaagaaatttggcGGTAAATGATATTGATAACAATGACTCTGTGAGTTTTAACGAAAACTCAAAAAGACAAAGTAAAG TTATACATCTATTTCCGGTTCCTGTTGATGGTGAATGCTTATCGGATGATGGTCGCCGCATTGGCTCTTGTTTTAATGCTTATGAGTGTCGCAATAAGGGAGGCGAAGCAAAAGGTGAATGCGCTTTGGGTTTTGGCGTTTGTTGTATAT TCATTGCTAATTGCAATGAAACCATTAGCAACAACATTACTTATCTGGTGTCTCCTCAATTTCCCAGTTTCATGCCCAACAATGTCACCAATTGCAGTTTAAAAATCAAGCTAATGAACGATGACATAAGTCAATTACGTATTGATTTctatcattttattttgggcCAACCCAATCGACGAACAGGTGTTTGTGACGGCGATGTTTTTAGTGTCTCTGGTGGTCCGGGTGGCACGATATCGTTGTGTGGCCAGAATAGTGGACAGCATA TGTATTATGACGTTGGAGGTCGAATGTTGCCCCGTCACACTTTATATGGGTCATTAAAGCCATTGCGTTACGAAGATTTATACCCAGGACGCAACAACACCAATGACACAACTATGGACATTGATATAAAACTGAATTTTGCCCCACGCTTCTTACCCTCCAGATTATGGGAAATACGTATATCGCAAATACCTTTTAGCCAAAGAGCGCCAGCAggttgtttacaatattttacagGGGCAGAGGGTGTATTTCAA ACATTCAACTTTGCCGATAATGGACGTCATTTAGCAAATCAGGATTATCGTATTTGTATGCGTCAGGAGGTAGATATGTGCTCGATTGTCTATCAGCCTTGTGATGAAGAATCATTTCGCATAGGACCCAGCTCAACCCAAGGAATATTTGGTAGTTTGAATGATCAATTCTTGGCTACTAATGGCGTTCAAAGTTTAGCTGATAATCCAGATACTTCTATGAATGGTGGCAGTGGAATGCCGCAAATGAATCCACCACAAATGCAAGTTTTAGCAGATGATGCAACAAATGCACAAGCGGCcataacaactacaacaactttCATCACAAGCAGTACAGCGCAACAGGATGTGAGTTTGACAACCACACCGGTATCAACAATGACAACACCCGTCGTAGCCAGCAGCGTGTCAGAGAGTACAA caATAGCTATGGATATCTCCATAGCTTCCTCATTAGCAGATGATGCAGACGAAATATCTTCACCAGCTATCCCAACTACAGCCACACAAACTACAGAATCCACAACACTATCCACAACATCCCCTCCCTTAAGTGACGATGTTGAGGGTTCTGGAGGTGATGATCCAGATTTAAATACCCGTTTTAGACCAACGGTTTCTTCATCCAATGTATCTCGAAGACCTCGACCTACCAGAGGTGGTTTCGATTTGTTGGGTTTCTTGAGAAGTGCTTTCGACTTTGGATTTCGCTCCAGCAAGCAAATGAAACCATTAACTGAACGTCAAATGCGCCAGTTTTATAGCAATTGTAGAGATCGCATTACTATGCCTTGTATAATAGAAGATTTCATTGGAACTGGCTTGGGACCATTACCAGGTTGTGAACCGGTTCATTGTGGTATGCAATTCTGCTCTACCGGCATTTGGCCGTGCCGCATTGAATCAACTGTTACCCCGTTTTATGTGGGCATTCACTTTGGTGACGGTGCCGGCAAGGGAAGTCCTGAAGATAATATTGGCGCATGCTTACGTTATCAACAAGTACAATGTATGTGA